From the genome of Rathayibacter sp. VKM Ac-2759, one region includes:
- the yajC gene encoding preprotein translocase subunit YajC has translation MDPTIILLVLLLAVMIIFMFRNNKKRQRDAEKMKSGLVPGAELMTGSGLFGTVVSIDDDENKVVIESTPGTLLTIHRQAIARIIDPAENEVAVTDEDEAEPVVAGESPAFGERDAAHQDPLVDPLDRDRKPDAQ, from the coding sequence ATGGATCCGACGATCATTCTGCTCGTCCTTCTTCTCGCCGTGATGATCATCTTCATGTTCCGCAACAACAAGAAGCGGCAGCGTGATGCGGAGAAGATGAAGAGCGGCCTCGTCCCCGGAGCCGAGCTGATGACGGGCTCCGGTCTGTTCGGCACCGTCGTCTCGATCGACGACGACGAGAACAAGGTCGTCATCGAGTCGACCCCCGGCACGCTCCTGACGATCCACCGCCAGGCGATCGCCCGCATCATCGACCCGGCCGAGAACGAGGTCGCCGTCACCGACGAGGACGAGGCCGAGCCGGTCGTCGCCGGCGAGTCGCCCGCGTTCGGCGAGCGCGACGCCGCGCACCAGGACCCGCTGGTCGACCCCCTCGACCGCGACCGCAAGCCGGACGCGCAGTAG
- a CDS encoding rhodanese-like domain-containing protein yields MAEYAQVSAADAVGLVGRDEVWLLDVREPHEWEAGHAPAAHHIPMGELGGRQDELPAEAAILVVCHSGVRSAMVTQALDRAGYEVANVEAGMTAWAAAGGAVVAGDGTPGRID; encoded by the coding sequence GTGGCCGAGTACGCACAGGTCTCCGCCGCCGATGCGGTCGGCCTCGTCGGGCGCGACGAGGTCTGGCTGCTCGACGTGCGCGAGCCGCACGAGTGGGAGGCGGGCCACGCGCCCGCCGCCCACCACATCCCGATGGGCGAGCTGGGCGGGCGGCAGGACGAGCTGCCCGCGGAGGCGGCGATCCTCGTCGTCTGCCACTCGGGCGTCCGATCGGCCATGGTGACGCAGGCCCTCGACCGGGCCGGGTACGAGGTCGCCAACGTCGAGGCCGGCATGACCGCCTGGGCGGCGGCCGGAGGCGCTGTCGTCGCGGGCGACGGGACTCCCGGCCGGATCGACTGA
- the secF gene encoding protein translocase subunit SecF — protein sequence MASFSQFGNDLYTGKRSVDFVGRRRTWYLISIAIILLTVLGTAARGGFNFSIEFTGGSEFTVTSPSSLDQAAATDAVTSVSADAVPRVSVVGDDSIRVQTSQLSTDESTAVRNALAEAYSVPNDQVASSFIGAAWGSDVTQQAVRGLIIFVVLAALAMWAYFRTWKMSLAAIVALLHDLVIVAGVYGITGTEVSPAAVIGLLTILGYSLYDTVVVFDKIRENTAEALGSTTKTFSETVNLAENQTLVRSINTSIVAALPVAAILVIGAFVLGAGTLRDISLALLIGIIVGTYSTIFVAAPLYAQLRSREADVAKHDKRVVTARERAVTPVVQGS from the coding sequence ATGGCCAGCTTCTCGCAGTTCGGAAACGACCTCTACACCGGCAAGCGCTCGGTCGACTTCGTCGGCCGCCGCCGCACCTGGTACCTGATCTCGATCGCGATCATCCTCCTGACCGTCCTCGGGACGGCCGCTCGCGGAGGATTCAACTTCAGCATCGAGTTCACCGGCGGCTCGGAGTTCACGGTCACCTCGCCGTCGAGCCTCGACCAGGCCGCCGCGACCGATGCGGTGACCTCGGTGTCGGCCGACGCCGTCCCGCGCGTCTCGGTCGTCGGCGACGACTCGATCCGCGTGCAGACCAGCCAGCTCTCGACCGACGAGTCGACCGCCGTCCGCAACGCCCTGGCCGAGGCCTACAGCGTCCCGAACGACCAGGTCGCCTCCTCCTTCATCGGGGCGGCCTGGGGCTCGGACGTCACGCAGCAGGCGGTGCGCGGCCTGATCATCTTCGTGGTGCTGGCGGCTCTGGCCATGTGGGCGTACTTCCGCACCTGGAAGATGTCGCTGGCGGCGATCGTCGCCCTGCTCCACGACCTCGTGATCGTGGCCGGCGTCTACGGCATCACCGGCACGGAGGTGTCGCCTGCCGCAGTCATCGGCCTCCTGACGATCCTCGGCTACTCGCTCTACGACACGGTCGTGGTCTTCGACAAGATCCGCGAGAACACGGCGGAGGCGCTCGGCAGCACGACGAAGACGTTCTCCGAGACGGTGAACCTCGCCGAGAACCAGACCCTGGTGCGCTCGATCAACACGTCGATCGTGGCCGCACTCCCGGTCGCCGCGATCCTCGTCATCGGAGCGTTCGTCCTTGGAGCCGGGACGCTGCGCGACATCTCCCTTGCGCTGCTGATCGGCATCATCGTGGGCACCTACTCCACGATCTTCGTGGCGGCTCCGCTCTACGCGCAGCTGCGCAGCCGTGAGGCCGACGTGGCCAAGCACGACAAGCGCGTCGTCACCGCTCGCGAGCGGGCCGTCACGCCCGTCGTGCAGGGCTCGTAG
- a CDS encoding DUF349 domain-containing protein, with protein sequence MSDQQPWGRVGDDGTVYVRVGDGEREVGQYPDASPEEALAYYERKYVELAGQVSLLEQRAKRGAPAGDVARAVQTLTAAIAEARAVGDLEALQARIGALGGSVEDLTEQQAAESKAALAEALAYREAIVTEAEALAAVDPAKTQWKQASAAIDELFARWQSHQQQGPRLPKNEANDLWRRFRGARTTIEQNRKAFFADLDSAHREAKSAKQALIDQAEGLVSRGAEAIPEYRALLEQWRVAGRAGKRFDDALWARFKAAGDAIYGAKAEIVAQESVEYTENLDLKLALLEEAEPLLQEEDREKSKRVLLSIQERWDAIGRVPREQVRTIEDRLRKVEAHVRKLDEEHWNRSNPERKARSEGLASQLTAAIQKLQDELDEAKARGDQTAIRQAQEALDARKVWLDALG encoded by the coding sequence ATGAGTGACCAGCAGCCGTGGGGACGAGTCGGCGATGACGGGACGGTCTACGTCCGCGTCGGCGACGGGGAGCGCGAGGTCGGCCAGTACCCCGATGCGTCTCCCGAGGAGGCGCTCGCCTACTACGAGCGCAAGTACGTCGAGCTGGCCGGGCAGGTCTCCCTGCTCGAGCAGCGTGCGAAGAGGGGTGCTCCCGCGGGCGACGTCGCCCGCGCGGTGCAGACGCTGACCGCGGCCATCGCCGAGGCCCGGGCCGTCGGCGACCTCGAGGCCCTGCAGGCGCGAATCGGCGCCCTCGGCGGCTCCGTCGAGGACCTCACCGAGCAGCAGGCCGCGGAGTCCAAGGCCGCCCTGGCCGAGGCGCTCGCGTACCGCGAGGCCATCGTCACGGAGGCGGAGGCCCTCGCGGCCGTCGACCCCGCCAAGACGCAGTGGAAGCAGGCCAGCGCCGCGATCGACGAGCTGTTCGCCCGCTGGCAGAGCCACCAGCAGCAGGGTCCGCGACTGCCCAAGAACGAGGCGAACGACCTCTGGCGCCGGTTCCGCGGCGCCCGCACCACGATCGAGCAGAACCGCAAGGCCTTCTTCGCCGACCTCGACTCGGCGCACCGCGAGGCCAAGTCGGCCAAGCAGGCGCTCATCGATCAGGCGGAGGGCCTCGTGTCCCGCGGCGCCGAGGCGATCCCGGAGTACCGGGCGCTCCTCGAGCAGTGGCGGGTCGCAGGCCGGGCCGGCAAGCGGTTCGACGACGCGCTCTGGGCCCGCTTCAAGGCGGCGGGCGACGCGATCTACGGCGCGAAGGCCGAGATCGTCGCGCAGGAGAGCGTCGAGTACACCGAGAACCTCGACCTCAAGCTCGCCCTGCTCGAGGAGGCCGAGCCCCTGCTGCAGGAGGAGGACCGCGAGAAGTCCAAGCGCGTCCTGCTCTCGATCCAGGAGCGCTGGGACGCGATCGGCCGGGTCCCGCGCGAGCAGGTCCGCACGATCGAGGACCGCCTGCGCAAGGTCGAGGCCCACGTCCGCAAGCTCGACGAGGAGCACTGGAACCGCAGCAACCCCGAGCGCAAGGCGCGCTCGGAGGGGCTCGCGTCGCAGCTGACCGCGGCGATCCAGAAGCTCCAGGACGAGCTCGACGAGGCGAAGGCCCGCGGCGACCAGACCGCGATCCGTCAGGCCCAGGAGGCTCTCGACGCTCGCAAGGTCTGGCTCGACGCCCTCGGCTGA
- the secD gene encoding protein translocase subunit SecD: MAASTPVRKARRSLSWLGVLILALVGLNTAAVLWGGGSWTPKLALDLEGGTQIVLQPQLTDGETVSSEQLTQAVSIIRQRIDASGVSEAEITTQGSSNIVVSIPGTPDDETLQRIEASAKLDFRPVLVASQATNTAVGGDSTASPTPTPVDPSLSTTPTASPSNASDLAYVTPALEAQYTSFDCAFLNSQDPNLAPADQPLITCDDSGTVKYILGPVEITGEDISDASNGLMTTSSGASTGTWAVNLSFDDQGTEAFGAVTSRLVALTGSQNQFAIVLDGRVISAPSTNAAITDGNAQISGSFTQESSKTLADQLKYGALPIGFQVQSSDSISATLGSTQLASGLLAGLIGLILVVVYSIAQYRVLGAVTIASLMVAAIVTYLVVTILSWREGLRLSLAGVAGLIVAIGITADSFIVYFERIRDELRDGRGLESSVEAGWRRALRTIFASDMVNLLAAVVLFALAVGSVRGFALTLGITTLIDLVVVILFTHPMLQLLATTKFFSEGHRASGLDPRALGAVYRGRAAFRPQDAVVAGRGSSAAREAAKRQTIAERKAAEAAGRSTSNDANGKDA; this comes from the coding sequence GTGGCCGCATCAACCCCCGTCCGGAAGGCCCGGCGCTCTCTGAGCTGGCTCGGTGTCCTGATCCTCGCTCTCGTCGGGCTCAACACCGCTGCCGTCCTCTGGGGCGGTGGCTCCTGGACTCCGAAGCTCGCACTCGACCTCGAGGGCGGCACGCAGATCGTCCTCCAGCCGCAGCTGACCGACGGTGAGACCGTCTCGTCGGAGCAGCTGACCCAGGCCGTCTCGATCATCCGACAGCGCATCGACGCGTCCGGCGTCTCCGAGGCCGAGATCACGACTCAGGGCTCGAGCAACATCGTCGTCTCGATCCCGGGCACGCCCGATGACGAGACGCTGCAGCGCATCGAGGCCTCGGCGAAGCTCGACTTCCGCCCCGTGCTGGTCGCCAGCCAGGCCACGAACACCGCGGTCGGAGGCGATTCGACCGCCTCCCCGACGCCGACACCCGTCGACCCGTCGCTCTCGACCACGCCGACCGCGTCGCCGTCGAACGCGAGCGACCTCGCCTACGTCACCCCGGCGCTCGAGGCGCAGTACACGTCGTTCGACTGCGCGTTCCTCAACAGCCAGGACCCGAACCTCGCGCCCGCCGATCAGCCGCTGATCACCTGCGACGACAGCGGGACCGTGAAGTACATCCTCGGCCCGGTCGAGATCACCGGCGAGGACATCTCCGACGCCTCGAACGGCCTGATGACGACCTCCTCGGGCGCCAGCACCGGCACCTGGGCCGTCAACCTCTCCTTCGACGATCAGGGCACCGAGGCCTTCGGCGCCGTCACCTCGCGTCTGGTCGCGCTGACCGGCTCGCAGAACCAGTTCGCGATCGTCCTCGACGGCCGGGTCATCTCGGCCCCGTCCACGAACGCCGCGATCACCGACGGCAACGCCCAGATCTCGGGCTCGTTCACCCAGGAGTCGTCCAAGACCCTGGCCGACCAGCTCAAGTACGGCGCCCTGCCGATCGGCTTCCAGGTGCAGAGCTCCGACAGCATCTCGGCGACGCTCGGGTCGACGCAGCTCGCCAGCGGCCTGCTCGCCGGACTCATCGGCCTGATCCTCGTCGTCGTCTACTCGATCGCCCAGTACCGCGTGCTCGGCGCCGTGACCATCGCGTCGCTGATGGTGGCCGCGATCGTGACCTACCTCGTGGTGACGATCCTGTCGTGGCGGGAGGGGCTGCGTCTCTCCCTCGCGGGAGTCGCCGGTCTGATCGTGGCGATCGGCATCACGGCCGACTCGTTCATCGTCTACTTCGAGCGCATCCGCGACGAGCTGCGCGACGGGCGGGGGCTCGAGTCCTCGGTCGAAGCCGGCTGGCGGCGGGCGCTGCGCACGATCTTCGCGTCCGACATGGTCAACCTCCTCGCGGCCGTCGTGCTGTTCGCCCTCGCGGTCGGCAGCGTCCGCGGCTTCGCACTCACGCTCGGCATCACGACGCTGATCGACCTCGTGGTCGTGATCCTGTTCACGCACCCGATGCTGCAGCTGCTCGCGACGACGAAGTTCTTCTCCGAGGGGCATCGGGCGTCCGGGCTCGACCCGCGCGCCCTCGGCGCCGTGTACCGCGGTCGGGCGGCGTTCCGTCCACAGGACGCGGTCGTCGCGGGCAGGGGCTCCTCGGCCGCCCGCGAGGCCGCCAAGCGCCAGACCATCGCCGAGCGCAAGGCCGCTGAGGCGGCCGGCCGGTCGACGTCCAACGATGCGAACGGGAAGGACGCGTGA
- a CDS encoding peptidylprolyl isomerase: MAQGKSNDREARTRLRAYQARQSLHRTRAKRRTRDNVIAAVAGVVVIALAVIAQLLYFSGGPGTPVAEPTSSESATPTPAATGQNTGDVPSSDIAEGRDWTGTMTINTDALGITLAGAAAPQAVSSFISLTQSGFYDGVSCHRLTTEGLYVLQCGDPDGDGTGGPGYSYGPVENAPADGVYPAGTIAMARQSGNGYSQGSQFFLVYQDTTLPSDAAGGYTVIGQVTSGLDALTADVVAKGTADGSGDGAPAEPVSITSVTVQ; encoded by the coding sequence GTGGCTCAAGGCAAGTCGAACGACCGCGAGGCGCGCACCCGGCTCCGGGCCTACCAGGCCCGTCAGAGCCTGCACCGGACCCGCGCGAAGCGCCGCACCCGCGACAACGTGATCGCGGCCGTCGCCGGGGTCGTCGTGATCGCCCTGGCCGTCATCGCCCAGCTCCTCTACTTCTCGGGCGGTCCGGGCACCCCGGTCGCCGAGCCGACCTCCTCCGAGAGCGCGACGCCGACGCCCGCCGCGACGGGCCAGAACACCGGCGACGTGCCCTCGAGCGACATCGCGGAGGGCCGCGACTGGACGGGCACGATGACGATCAACACCGACGCGCTCGGCATCACTCTGGCGGGCGCCGCCGCCCCGCAGGCGGTGTCCTCGTTCATCTCGCTCACGCAGTCGGGCTTCTACGACGGAGTCTCGTGCCACCGCCTCACCACCGAGGGCCTCTACGTGCTCCAGTGCGGCGACCCCGACGGCGACGGCACCGGCGGACCGGGCTACAGCTACGGGCCCGTCGAGAACGCGCCGGCCGACGGCGTCTACCCGGCCGGGACGATCGCCATGGCCCGCCAGTCGGGCAACGGCTACAGCCAGGGCAGCCAGTTCTTCCTCGTCTACCAGGACACCACGCTGCCGAGCGACGCCGCCGGCGGCTACACCGTCATCGGCCAGGTCACCTCGGGGCTGGACGCCCTCACCGCCGACGTCGTCGCGAAGGGCACGGCGGACGGGTCCGGCGACGGCGCCCCCGCGGAGCCGGTCTCGATCACCTCGGTCACCGTCCAGTAG
- the ruvB gene encoding Holliday junction branch migration DNA helicase RuvB gives MSDDVLGPEVASEAEIAFEGALRPKSLSEFVGQRKVRGQLELLLKAAAMQGRTPDHILLAGPPGLGKTTLAMIVAEESSSPLRLSSGPAIQHAGDLAAVLSSLLPGEILFIDEIHRMARSAEEMLYLAMEDFRIDIMVGKGAGATSVPLDLAPFTLVGATTRSGLLPNPLRDRFGFTAHLEFYAEDELRQVLTRAARLLDLDIDGEAVAEIAGRCRGTPRIANRLLRRVRDFALVHGGRADVTAVRAALDLYDVDPLGLDRLDRAVMDIVLTRFDGGPVGLNTLAVSVGEEAETVEAVVEPFLVRIGLLTRTPRGRVATPAAWRHFGLEPRGGPSAGPQQSLFGDDL, from the coding sequence GTGAGCGACGACGTGCTCGGCCCCGAGGTCGCCTCCGAGGCCGAGATCGCGTTCGAAGGGGCGCTGCGCCCCAAGAGCCTCAGCGAGTTCGTCGGGCAGCGGAAGGTGCGCGGCCAGCTCGAGCTGCTGCTCAAGGCGGCTGCGATGCAGGGCCGCACGCCGGACCACATCCTGCTCGCGGGCCCTCCCGGTCTCGGCAAGACCACGCTGGCGATGATCGTGGCCGAGGAGAGCTCCTCGCCGCTGCGCCTCTCGAGCGGCCCGGCGATCCAGCACGCGGGCGACCTCGCGGCGGTGCTGTCCTCGCTCCTGCCGGGCGAGATCCTCTTCATCGACGAGATCCACCGGATGGCGCGCTCGGCGGAGGAGATGCTCTACCTGGCGATGGAGGACTTCCGCATCGACATCATGGTCGGCAAGGGCGCCGGAGCCACCTCCGTCCCGCTCGACCTCGCCCCCTTCACCCTGGTCGGAGCCACGACCCGCTCGGGCCTCCTGCCGAATCCGCTGCGCGACCGCTTCGGATTCACGGCCCACCTCGAGTTCTACGCGGAGGACGAGCTGCGGCAGGTCCTCACTCGTGCCGCGCGTCTGCTCGATCTCGACATCGACGGCGAGGCCGTCGCCGAGATCGCCGGCCGCTGCCGGGGCACCCCGCGCATCGCCAACCGGCTGCTGCGCCGCGTCCGCGACTTCGCCCTCGTGCACGGCGGACGCGCCGATGTCACCGCGGTCCGCGCTGCGCTGGATCTCTACGACGTCGATCCGCTCGGACTCGACCGCCTCGACCGCGCGGTGATGGACATCGTGCTGACCCGCTTCGACGGCGGCCCGGTCGGCCTCAACACCCTCGCCGTCTCGGTGGGGGAGGAGGCCGAGACCGTCGAGGCCGTCGTCGAGCCGTTCCTCGTGCGGATCGGGCTGCTGACCCGCACGCCGCGGGGGAGGGTCGCGACTCCGGCCGCGTGGCGCCACTTCGGCCTGGAGCCTCGCGGCGGCCCCTCGGCGGGGCCCCAGCAGTCCCTCTTCGGAGATGACCTATAA
- a CDS encoding bifunctional (p)ppGpp synthetase/guanosine-3',5'-bis(diphosphate) 3'-pyrophosphohydrolase, which produces MSDTTTTSSTAALRRLVPRIFSRAQPSGAVDTLVRTVRMHHPKSDIALIERAYSVAERAHSGQKRRSGEPYITHPLAVAQILADLGIGSKTIAAALLHDTVEDTDYKLDELRADFGDEVAMLVDGVTKLDKVKYGDSAQAETVRKMIVAMSKDIRVLIIKLADRLHNARTWGFVPAESAARKATETLEIYAPLAHRLGIQAIKWELEDLSFAVLYPKIYNEIESLVKVRTPQREEFVQSVIDLISEDLRAGKIRGRVVGRPKQYYSIYQKMVVRGREFDEIYDLVGIRVLVNSVRDCYAVLGSIHARWTPMPGRFKDYIATPKFNLYQSLHTTVVGPKGRAVEIQIRTNEMHQHAEFGIAAHWKYKEQMATGKVPTNGSNDTDLAWLAHLSDWQSETTDPNEFLDSLRFEIGAKEVYVFTPKGRVIGLPTGATPVDFAYAVHTEVGHRTMGAKVNGRLVPLESSLTTGDVVEVFTSKNPDSGPSQDWLNFVQSPRARNKIRQWFTKERRDEAIEQGKDSIARAMRKQNLPLQKLMSQDTFTEVASQLRYNDVEALYAAVGEGHVSTQSVLEKVVASIQGDPESDENEVTLPRSPRPRSRSSESGVLVKGAPDILVKLAKCCTPVPGDQIVGFVTRGAGVSVHQANCHNVQELLKEPERIVDVEWAPSSKSIFLVQIQVEALDRSGLLSDVTRVLSEHHVNILSATVSTSSDRLAISRFVFEMGDTTHLDRVLNAVRRIDAVYDVYRVNAG; this is translated from the coding sequence GTGAGCGACACCACGACCACGTCCTCGACGGCTGCCCTGCGCAGACTGGTCCCGCGGATCTTCTCGCGCGCTCAGCCCTCCGGGGCGGTCGACACCCTGGTGCGCACGGTGCGGATGCACCACCCCAAGAGCGACATCGCGCTGATCGAGCGGGCCTACTCGGTCGCCGAGCGCGCGCACTCGGGGCAGAAGCGCCGCAGCGGCGAGCCGTACATCACGCACCCCCTCGCGGTCGCGCAGATCCTCGCCGATCTCGGCATCGGCTCGAAGACGATCGCCGCCGCGCTCCTGCACGACACGGTCGAGGACACCGACTACAAGCTCGATGAGCTGCGCGCCGACTTCGGCGACGAGGTCGCGATGCTGGTCGACGGCGTGACCAAGCTCGACAAGGTCAAGTACGGCGACAGCGCCCAGGCCGAGACCGTCCGCAAGATGATCGTCGCGATGTCGAAGGACATCCGCGTGCTGATCATCAAGCTCGCCGACCGGCTGCACAACGCGCGCACGTGGGGCTTCGTCCCGGCGGAGTCGGCTGCCCGCAAGGCCACCGAGACGCTCGAGATCTACGCCCCCCTCGCCCACCGCCTCGGCATCCAGGCGATCAAGTGGGAGCTCGAGGACCTCTCGTTCGCCGTGCTCTACCCCAAGATCTACAACGAGATCGAGAGTCTCGTGAAGGTGCGCACGCCTCAGCGCGAGGAGTTCGTGCAGAGCGTCATCGACCTCATCAGCGAGGATCTGCGCGCCGGCAAGATCCGAGGCCGCGTCGTCGGACGGCCGAAGCAGTACTACTCGATCTACCAGAAGATGGTCGTTCGAGGGCGCGAGTTCGACGAGATCTACGACCTCGTCGGCATCCGCGTGCTCGTCAACTCGGTGCGCGACTGCTACGCGGTCCTCGGTTCGATCCACGCCCGGTGGACCCCGATGCCCGGGCGCTTCAAGGACTACATCGCGACTCCGAAGTTCAACCTCTACCAGTCGCTGCACACGACGGTCGTCGGCCCGAAGGGCCGCGCGGTCGAGATCCAGATCCGCACGAACGAGATGCACCAGCACGCGGAGTTCGGCATCGCGGCGCACTGGAAGTACAAGGAGCAGATGGCCACCGGCAAGGTGCCCACGAACGGCTCGAACGACACCGATCTCGCCTGGCTCGCCCACCTCTCCGACTGGCAGTCCGAGACGACCGACCCGAACGAGTTCCTCGACTCCCTCCGCTTCGAGATCGGAGCGAAGGAGGTCTACGTCTTCACGCCGAAGGGCCGGGTCATCGGGCTGCCGACCGGCGCGACTCCGGTCGACTTCGCCTACGCCGTGCACACCGAGGTGGGCCACCGCACCATGGGCGCGAAGGTCAACGGGCGTCTCGTCCCGCTCGAGTCCTCGCTCACCACGGGGGACGTCGTCGAGGTCTTCACCTCGAAGAACCCCGACTCCGGCCCGAGCCAGGACTGGCTGAACTTCGTCCAGAGCCCGCGTGCGCGCAACAAGATCCGCCAGTGGTTCACCAAGGAGCGCCGCGACGAGGCCATCGAGCAGGGCAAGGACTCGATCGCCCGCGCGATGCGCAAGCAGAACCTCCCACTGCAGAAGCTGATGAGCCAGGACACCTTCACCGAGGTGGCCAGCCAGCTCCGCTACAACGACGTCGAGGCCCTCTACGCCGCCGTCGGCGAGGGCCACGTGTCGACGCAGTCGGTGCTCGAGAAGGTCGTCGCCTCGATCCAGGGTGATCCGGAGTCGGACGAGAACGAGGTCACCCTCCCGCGCTCTCCGCGCCCGCGCAGCCGCAGCAGCGAGTCGGGTGTGCTGGTCAAGGGCGCCCCCGACATCCTGGTCAAGCTCGCCAAGTGCTGCACGCCGGTCCCGGGGGACCAGATCGTCGGCTTCGTCACCCGCGGTGCGGGCGTCTCGGTGCACCAGGCCAACTGCCACAACGTGCAGGAGCTGCTCAAGGAGCCGGAGCGGATCGTCGACGTCGAGTGGGCGCCGTCGTCCAAGAGCATCTTCCTGGTGCAGATCCAGGTCGAGGCGCTCGACCGCTCGGGACTGCTCAGCGACGTGACCCGCGTGCTCTCGGAGCACCACGTGAACATCCTCTCGGCGACCGTGTCGACCTCGAGCGACCGCCTGGCGATCAGCCGCTTCGTCTTCGAGATGGGCGACACCACCCACCTCGACCGCGTGCTGAACGCCGTGCGCCGGATCGACGCGGTCTACGACGTCTACCGGGTCAACGCCGGCTGA
- a CDS encoding type IV toxin-antitoxin system AbiEi family antitoxin, with the protein MTRLPSVLLPGSETLPGRLPLTELCAARLDGELIAVDEAYLVADLPLGPAERGAALLAVLPRGTVADRRSAAWVHGASVDPPPVHSASIDRRHRLHPPVLSRIRYHEVRLADDDVVIVGGCSVTTPERTLVDLARTRGECDDALLRALAAATGVTLDRLLERLRPEGRPAVAGRRIAVDRLSTALAPSAR; encoded by the coding sequence ATGACGCGCCTCCCCTCCGTTCTGCTTCCGGGGTCCGAGACCCTCCCCGGGCGCCTGCCCCTCACCGAGCTCTGCGCCGCCCGGCTCGACGGCGAGCTGATCGCCGTCGACGAGGCGTACCTCGTCGCCGATCTCCCCCTCGGCCCGGCCGAGCGCGGGGCGGCCCTACTCGCGGTCCTCCCCCGCGGCACGGTGGCCGATCGCCGATCGGCGGCGTGGGTGCACGGCGCGTCGGTCGACCCGCCGCCGGTGCACAGCGCCTCCATCGACCGTCGGCACCGGCTGCACCCGCCCGTCCTCTCCCGGATCCGCTACCACGAGGTCCGGCTGGCGGACGACGACGTGGTGATCGTCGGCGGCTGCTCCGTGACGACGCCGGAGCGCACGCTCGTCGACCTCGCGCGGACGCGGGGCGAGTGCGACGACGCGCTGCTCCGGGCTCTGGCGGCTGCCACCGGTGTCACGCTCGACCGGCTGCTCGAGCGCCTCCGCCCCGAGGGCCGGCCGGCCGTCGCCGGGAGGCGGATCGCCGTCGACAGGCTGTCCACGGCGCTCGCCCCCTCGGCGCGGTGA